A single region of the Candidatus Gracilibacteria bacterium genome encodes:
- the rpoC gene encoding DNA-directed RNA polymerase subunit beta': MPTPQTPIDFCGIAISVASPEEMLSWSHGEVKKPETINYRTQKPERDGLFCERIFGPTKNWECYCGKYKRIRYKGVICEKCGVEVTRSIVRRERMGHIKLAVPVTHIWFLRSTPSRIGLLINLPVKTIEQVVYFAAYIVTQVEEKSKEETYEQLKEEFKNYKSQIQRDFKKKQEETKTDEERQKLESSMAYEIEELTLKHNTARQELHDLQVGSILTELSYRDMSMKFGHVFKAGTGAEAIREVIKNMDLPKITDELAEQLKKASGQKHKKLTKRIKFMRGLMKANIKPEWMIMTVLPVIPPDLRPMVQLDGGRFAASDLNDLYRRVINRNNRLKRLMSIGAPEVICRNEKRMLQEAVDALLNNSARQTRAVFNTGDKRKLRSLSDMLKGKQGRFRQNLLGKRVDYSGRSVIVVGPHLKMHQCGLPKTMALELFKPFVIGQLIRDGYAHNIKNAERLITSGKKEVWDILEQVTKEHFVLLNRAPTLHRLGIQAFQPVLVEGKAIMVHPLVCPAFNADFDGDQMAVHVPLSKKAQEEANMLMLSRRNLLKPSAGEPVVNPTQDMVLGCYYLTQTHAGKKGEGMVFGNLNEALLAYQLGYVHLQALIKARVKGEIRETSVGRMIFNDLLPEDMAYLNEPMTKKALLRLIARIYNSHGTEVAAEACDKIKKTGFTYATVSGLSISFADMIVPKEKEKIVEEASEMVKKINNQYWKGMVTDKERYDHTIKIWSQTKSDIAKIMIQNFSPNNDIFYMVDSGARGNWGQVTQLCGMKGLVANPAGETIELPIKANLKEGFSILEYFIATHGGRKGKSDTALKTAEAGYLTRRLVDAVQDVVIKEQDCGTTQAFPISRAQSKEIGEEFGKRILGRILAKEVRDPSTNKVISKKNMEISPEVLEKIEAAKIEEVFVRNILGCQTPNGICQMCYGRDLGNNRPVQLGTAVGIIAAQSIGEPGTQLTMRTFHMGGVAEGGDITQGLTRVEELFEARPPKSPSLLAKQTGRVKIIHKGKTMEIAIVSEEQTTKVYALPSGAKAHFKVGQSFKAKDVLAENPETKMTVKADENGKVVKLDADKMTIESDEAVKELLKVPGGRSPLVKNGDLVGPGQGLTTGHRNLREIMKYSCIEEAEGYILHEVQKIYASQGQNIDDKHIEIIVRQMFSKLRVTDPNDSTYLPGEIIDNISFEKNCEELKKKGKMPAKGERLLLGLTRISLQTNSWLSAASFQETIRVLVEASTTRRVDGLEGLKENVIIGKLIPAGEVFRKRHGVKEQDPM; encoded by the coding sequence ATGCCCACTCCTCAAACCCCCATCGACTTCTGTGGAATCGCCATTTCCGTGGCTTCTCCGGAAGAAATGTTGTCATGGTCTCACGGTGAAGTTAAAAAACCGGAAACCATCAACTACCGCACCCAAAAACCGGAACGGGACGGTCTGTTTTGTGAACGTATTTTCGGTCCCACCAAAAACTGGGAATGTTACTGCGGAAAATACAAACGCATCCGTTACAAAGGAGTTATTTGCGAAAAATGCGGAGTCGAAGTCACCCGTTCCATCGTCCGCCGCGAACGAATGGGGCATATCAAACTCGCGGTGCCGGTGACGCACATTTGGTTCCTTCGTTCAACCCCGAGCCGTATCGGACTTTTAATCAATCTCCCGGTCAAAACCATTGAACAAGTGGTTTATTTTGCAGCCTACATCGTGACCCAAGTGGAAGAAAAATCAAAGGAAGAAACCTACGAACAACTCAAGGAAGAATTCAAAAATTACAAATCTCAAATTCAACGCGATTTTAAAAAGAAACAGGAAGAAACCAAGACCGACGAAGAACGCCAAAAACTCGAATCTAGCATGGCTTACGAAATCGAAGAACTCACCCTTAAACACAACACCGCACGTCAAGAATTGCACGACTTGCAAGTGGGTTCGATCTTGACCGAGCTTTCCTACCGCGACATGTCCATGAAATTCGGACATGTGTTCAAAGCCGGAACCGGGGCCGAAGCCATCCGTGAAGTGATTAAAAATATGGATCTCCCCAAAATCACGGATGAACTCGCCGAACAACTCAAAAAAGCCAGTGGCCAAAAGCACAAAAAACTCACCAAACGCATTAAATTCATGCGAGGATTAATGAAAGCCAACATCAAACCCGAATGGATGATCATGACCGTGCTCCCCGTGATCCCGCCGGATCTTCGTCCCATGGTCCAACTCGATGGAGGTCGTTTTGCCGCTTCGGATTTAAACGATCTGTATCGCCGTGTCATCAACCGCAACAATCGTCTCAAAAGACTCATGTCCATTGGCGCTCCCGAGGTCATTTGCCGCAATGAAAAACGAATGCTTCAAGAAGCCGTGGACGCTTTACTCAACAACAGCGCCCGCCAAACTCGCGCCGTATTCAACACCGGAGATAAACGAAAACTGCGTTCCCTGTCCGACATGTTAAAAGGGAAACAAGGTCGTTTCCGTCAAAATTTACTCGGGAAACGCGTCGACTACTCCGGTCGTTCCGTGATTGTGGTCGGACCTCACCTCAAGATGCATCAATGCGGATTGCCTAAGACCATGGCCCTCGAACTGTTCAAACCTTTTGTAATCGGCCAACTCATCCGAGACGGCTACGCTCATAACATCAAAAACGCCGAACGACTCATCACGTCCGGGAAAAAAGAGGTGTGGGACATCCTCGAACAAGTCACCAAAGAACATTTTGTATTGCTCAATCGCGCTCCAACCTTACATCGCCTTGGAATTCAAGCCTTCCAACCGGTCTTGGTGGAAGGAAAAGCCATCATGGTCCATCCCCTCGTCTGTCCGGCTTTCAACGCCGACTTTGATGGAGACCAAATGGCCGTGCACGTTCCCCTTTCAAAAAAGGCTCAAGAAGAGGCCAATATGCTCATGCTTTCTCGCCGCAACTTATTGAAACCATCCGCCGGAGAACCGGTGGTCAACCCCACGCAAGATATGGTGCTCGGTTGTTACTACCTCACGCAAACCCATGCCGGCAAAAAAGGGGAAGGAATGGTGTTTGGAAATTTGAATGAAGCTTTGCTCGCGTATCAACTCGGATACGTCCACCTCCAAGCCTTGATCAAAGCTCGCGTCAAAGGAGAAATTCGAGAAACCTCGGTGGGTCGTATGATTTTCAACGACCTCTTGCCCGAAGATATGGCTTACCTCAACGAGCCCATGACCAAAAAAGCATTGCTTCGACTCATCGCCCGAATCTACAACTCTCACGGTACCGAAGTGGCGGCCGAAGCGTGCGATAAAATCAAAAAAACCGGTTTTACGTACGCCACCGTCTCCGGGCTATCCATCAGCTTTGCGGACATGATCGTACCAAAAGAAAAAGAAAAAATTGTGGAAGAAGCCTCGGAAATGGTCAAGAAAATCAACAATCAATATTGGAAAGGAATGGTCACGGATAAAGAACGCTATGACCACACCATCAAAATCTGGTCTCAAACCAAATCCGACATTGCCAAAATAATGATTCAAAACTTCTCTCCCAATAATGATATTTTCTACATGGTTGACTCCGGCGCTCGTGGAAACTGGGGCCAGGTTACGCAGCTTTGCGGAATGAAAGGGCTCGTAGCCAATCCGGCTGGAGAAACCATCGAACTCCCGATCAAAGCCAACCTAAAAGAAGGATTCAGTATCTTGGAATACTTCATTGCCACTCACGGAGGACGCAAAGGAAAATCCGACACCGCTCTTAAAACCGCCGAAGCCGGGTATCTCACCCGCCGTTTGGTCGATGCGGTCCAAGACGTGGTCATCAAGGAACAAGATTGCGGCACCACGCAAGCCTTCCCCATTTCTCGAGCTCAAAGCAAAGAAATTGGAGAAGAATTCGGGAAACGCATCCTTGGCCGTATTTTAGCCAAAGAAGTAAGAGATCCTTCCACAAATAAAGTTATTTCCAAGAAAAATATGGAAATTTCACCCGAAGTATTGGAAAAAATCGAAGCCGCTAAAATCGAAGAAGTGTTTGTACGCAACATTCTCGGATGTCAAACACCGAATGGAATTTGCCAAATGTGTTACGGCCGAGATCTTGGAAACAATCGTCCGGTTCAACTGGGAACCGCGGTGGGAATCATCGCCGCACAGAGTATCGGAGAACCGGGAACCCAGCTCACCATGAGAACCTTCCACATGGGAGGGGTGGCCGAAGGCGGGGACATCACTCAAGGGTTGACTCGCGTAGAAGAATTATTTGAAGCGCGTCCCCCAAAGAGTCCTTCTTTGTTAGCCAAACAAACGGGCCGCGTAAAAATCATCCACAAAGGAAAAACCATGGAAATCGCCATCGTTTCGGAAGAGCAAACCACAAAAGTTTACGCTCTTCCTTCCGGAGCCAAAGCGCATTTCAAAGTGGGTCAAAGCTTTAAAGCCAAAGATGTTTTAGCGGAAAATCCGGAAACCAAAATGACGGTAAAGGCGGATGAAAACGGAAAAGTGGTTAAACTCGATGCCGATAAAATGACGATTGAAAGCGATGAAGCGGTCAAAGAATTGCTTAAAGTTCCGGGAGGCCGATCTCCTCTCGTAAAAAATGGAGATCTTGTGGGGCCGGGCCAAGGGTTAACCACAGGCCATCGAAACCTTCGTGAAATCATGAAATATTCTTGCATCGAAGAAGCGGAAGGATACATTCTCCATGAAGTCCAAAAGATCTACGCCTCGCAAGGGCAGAACATCGACGACAAGCACATTGAAATCATTGTGCGCCAAATGTTCTCCAAATTGCGTGTCACCGATCCTAACGACAGCACCTATCTTCCGGGAGAAATCATCGACAATATTTCTTTTGAGAAAAACTGTGAAGAACTCAAAAAGAAAGGCAAAATGCCGGCCAAGGGCGAACGTCTACTCTTGGGTCTGACTCGCATTTCTCTCCAAACCAACAGTTGGCTTTCCGCCGCCTCATTCCAAGAAACCATTCGCGTACTTGTGGAGGCTTCCACCACCCGTCGTGTGGACGGACTTGAAGGATTAAAAGAAAACGTCATCATCGGAAAACTCATCCCGGCCGGAGAAGTTTTCCGAAAACGACATGGAGTGAAAGAACAAGATCCCATGTAA
- the fusA gene encoding elongation factor G: MSDTYADLTKLRNIGICAHIDAGKTTCSERVLFYTGKSHKIGEVHEGAAIMDWMEQEQERGITITSACTTCFWQPTHKMAPLHRINIIDTPGHVDFTVEVERSLRVLDGAVVVFDGSQGVEPQSETVWRQADKYNVPRIAFVNKMDKIGGDFYMSLDSIHSRLNKNAVAIQLPIGEENTFKGLIDLLTKKAYTFEGKNGEIVKEIPIPEDMVAKVEDYRHTLVERIAETDEALTEKYLNNQECNLEELKAALRKATIHFILVPVLCGSALQNMGVQLMLDAVIDYLPSPLDLPAVKGTNPETGNEETREAKDTEPFSALAFKIAADPFVGKLCFFRVYSGTLEAGSYVYNSSSDEKERMGRLVQMHANSREEVKVVRAGDIAAAVGLKRTFTGHTLCSEDKPIVLESIEFPEPVIHIAIEPKTKADQEKMGFALQKLAEEDPTFRMHTDEETSQTIIGGMGELHLDIIVDRMRREFKVEANVGKPQVAYRETVQKTVKAEEKYAKQSGGRGQYGHVLMNIGPNETGKGFEFINSIVGGKIPKEYIPAVQKGVEEAVSRGVLAGYPVVDVKVELYDGSYHEVDSSEMAFKIAGSICFKKGALTASPVLLEPIMKVEVVTPEEYMGDVMGNISSRRGQISEMGDRATAKFIKATVPLSEMFGYATDLRSMTQGRASYSMEFGHYEKTPTNVMEKIKTERGMGK; encoded by the coding sequence ATGTCCGACACCTATGCAGACCTAACAAAACTCCGCAATATTGGAATTTGCGCCCATATCGACGCCGGGAAAACAACGTGTTCCGAGCGTGTTCTTTTTTATACCGGGAAAAGTCATAAAATCGGTGAAGTGCACGAAGGCGCAGCCATTATGGACTGGATGGAACAAGAACAAGAACGCGGCATTACCATCACCTCCGCTTGCACCACTTGTTTCTGGCAACCCACTCACAAAATGGCGCCTCTTCATCGTATCAACATCATCGACACTCCCGGGCACGTGGATTTTACGGTTGAAGTTGAACGCTCTCTTCGCGTTCTCGACGGAGCCGTGGTGGTGTTCGACGGATCTCAAGGGGTGGAACCTCAATCCGAAACCGTTTGGCGTCAAGCGGACAAATACAATGTTCCGCGCATCGCTTTTGTAAACAAAATGGATAAAATCGGTGGAGATTTTTATATGAGCTTAGATTCCATTCATTCCCGTCTCAACAAAAACGCCGTAGCCATCCAACTCCCGATCGGAGAAGAAAACACCTTCAAGGGGCTCATCGATCTTCTCACCAAAAAAGCCTACACATTTGAAGGGAAAAACGGCGAAATCGTCAAGGAAATTCCAATCCCAGAAGACATGGTCGCTAAAGTCGAAGACTATCGCCACACGCTTGTTGAAAGAATCGCCGAAACCGACGAAGCTCTCACGGAAAAATATCTCAACAATCAAGAATGTAACCTCGAAGAACTCAAAGCCGCGCTTCGCAAAGCGACCATCCATTTTATTTTAGTTCCGGTTCTTTGCGGTTCGGCCCTGCAAAACATGGGGGTTCAACTCATGCTCGATGCGGTCATTGATTACCTTCCTTCTCCTCTCGATCTTCCCGCAGTCAAAGGCACCAACCCCGAAACCGGAAACGAAGAAACGCGTGAAGCCAAAGACACGGAACCCTTTTCCGCACTCGCTTTTAAAATCGCAGCCGATCCGTTTGTCGGAAAACTCTGCTTCTTCCGCGTTTATTCCGGAACCCTCGAAGCCGGAAGTTATGTGTACAACTCTTCTTCGGATGAAAAAGAACGCATGGGCCGTTTGGTTCAAATGCACGCCAACTCTCGAGAAGAAGTCAAAGTCGTAAGAGCCGGAGACATTGCCGCAGCCGTGGGTCTCAAGCGCACCTTCACCGGACACACCCTCTGCTCCGAAGACAAACCCATTGTGCTCGAATCCATTGAATTCCCGGAACCCGTTATTCACATCGCCATTGAACCCAAAACCAAAGCCGACCAAGAAAAAATGGGATTTGCTCTCCAAAAATTGGCCGAAGAAGATCCGACGTTCCGCATGCACACAGATGAAGAAACCAGCCAAACCATCATCGGAGGAATGGGTGAGCTTCACCTTGATATCATTGTGGATCGTATGCGCCGAGAATTCAAAGTGGAAGCCAATGTCGGTAAACCGCAGGTTGCTTATCGTGAAACCGTTCAAAAAACCGTGAAAGCGGAAGAAAAATACGCCAAACAATCCGGAGGTCGCGGACAATACGGTCATGTGCTCATGAATATTGGGCCAAACGAAACCGGAAAAGGATTCGAATTCATCAACTCCATTGTCGGAGGAAAAATCCCTAAAGAATACATTCCCGCCGTCCAAAAAGGTGTGGAAGAAGCCGTGTCCCGCGGAGTACTCGCCGGCTATCCGGTGGTGGACGTCAAGGTGGAACTTTACGATGGGTCCTACCATGAAGTCGACTCCTCGGAAATGGCCTTCAAAATCGCGGGCTCGATTTGTTTCAAAAAAGGAGCGCTTACCGCCAGCCCGGTTTTGCTCGAACCCATCATGAAAGTCGAAGTCGTCACTCCGGAAGAATACATGGGAGATGTAATGGGAAATATCAGTTCCCGTCGCGGTCAAATCTCGGAAATGGGCGATCGCGCAACCGCCAAATTCATCAAAGCCACGGTTCCTCTTTCCGAAATGTTCGGATACGCCACGGATCTCCGCTCCATGACTCAAGGGCGTGCCAGTTATTCCATGGAATTTGGTCACTATGAAAAAACGCCAACCAATGTCATGGAAAAAATCAAAACTGAGCGCGGCATGGGAAAATAA
- a CDS encoding DNA-directed RNA polymerase subunit beta: MTPKNASHSKNKKPTSKTSAPKKPVKIAPSKKTVKQSEKPTKPVKTSTPKAKHEDTSLSEKIAMPPKLKDRVFLNPQAESLIPNLIEIQTDSCKWFLNEGIRELLDEVSPISDFSGKKMELHFLDHSIGEPKYDADTAKQKNLTYEAPLKVHVQLINKETGEIKEQDVFLGGIPLMTEQGSFIVNGIERVVVSQIVRSPGVFFSRNAAAPRFCNAKIIPKRGAWLEIETDKKGVVTVKIDRKRKIHITSLLRIFGYTKDEEMLALFNDDIKDEMLNHIKITLDKDPAKTVDEAYKAIYRKIRPGDLATPENAKSLIQSMFFDYHKYDMGAVARYKLNRRFGINTPNNRKYHTFQIPDLLQILKHLFKLNGGEMQPDDIDHLSNRRIRPVGELVQNKFRVGLMRTERIAKDRMTVMDLETVTPTDLVNSRPITAALREFFASSQLSQFMDQTNPLAELEHKRRLSAMGPGGLSRERASFDVRDVHQSHYGRICPVATPEGPNIGLVVHLASYARLNKYGFIESPFREVCHTVKPIEKELINHTLDADVKDKKGNVIAKADTLIDEKLAKRIAKETTDEVKVVAFCGKVVSYFDAEDEKELLIAQANSEINEHGEFTKNRVAARKNNEPILSHIRDLTHIDVSPQQIISTSTALIPFLEHDDNTRASMGSNMQRQAVPLLSPTTPLVGTGMEKTAAESSKQVIVAEGPGTVSSVDADQVTVMYDNGKKKTYNLFVYARTNQATCYHQRAKAAKGQRVSKGTVLSDGACSDEGDLALGQNLFVAYLSWQGYNFEDAVVISDRLIRKDSFSSVHIETFTMDVRDTKLGPEVVTPDIPNVGEARLKDLDQTGIVRIGATVREGDILVGKITPKGETELTPEERLLRAIFGDKARDVKDTSLRLPGGEGGKVVKIEIFNRDAGDELPTGVIQQIRVCVAQTRKIEVGDKVAGRHGNKGVISIIVPQEDMPYLPDGTHVDIVLNPLGVTSRMNIGQILETHLGWACKKLGIKMATPALNGVPTEEIQKMLKKADLPDDGKIQLYDGRTGEPFDRKTTVGIAYMMKLNHLVEDKIHARSVGPYSLVTQQPLGGKAQHGGQRFGEMEVWALEAYGASHILQEMLTIKSDDVYGRAKAYESIVKGEAIRKPRTPESFNVLVKELQSLGLNVELIEKAPGAEDEDEFIDPREKEMEDIEVAAPAEEVPLINDLKDELGEENLVEGDEKDPVIEASGDPEEILEHEEEKL, encoded by the coding sequence ATGACGCCAAAAAACGCTTCTCACTCCAAAAATAAAAAACCAACATCAAAAACATCAGCCCCAAAAAAGCCCGTTAAAATCGCCCCTTCCAAAAAAACCGTCAAACAATCCGAAAAACCGACCAAGCCCGTCAAAACCTCTACGCCCAAAGCCAAACACGAAGACACTTCTCTTTCCGAAAAAATCGCCATGCCGCCCAAACTCAAGGACCGAGTTTTTTTGAACCCGCAAGCCGAATCACTCATCCCCAACTTAATTGAAATTCAAACCGACTCTTGTAAGTGGTTTTTAAATGAAGGAATTCGTGAACTTCTCGATGAAGTTTCCCCCATTTCCGACTTCTCGGGGAAGAAAATGGAACTCCATTTCTTGGATCACTCCATCGGAGAACCCAAATACGACGCCGACACAGCCAAGCAAAAAAACCTGACCTACGAAGCGCCCCTCAAAGTCCATGTCCAACTCATCAACAAAGAAACCGGTGAAATCAAAGAACAAGATGTGTTTTTGGGAGGAATCCCCCTCATGACCGAACAAGGAAGTTTCATCGTCAACGGAATCGAGCGCGTGGTGGTCAGCCAAATCGTACGTTCTCCGGGCGTGTTTTTCTCTCGAAACGCGGCCGCCCCCCGATTTTGCAATGCCAAAATCATCCCCAAGCGCGGGGCTTGGCTTGAAATCGAAACCGACAAAAAAGGCGTGGTCACCGTAAAAATCGATCGCAAACGCAAGATTCACATCACCAGCTTACTTCGCATCTTCGGATACACCAAAGATGAAGAAATGCTCGCCTTGTTCAACGACGATATTAAGGACGAAATGTTGAATCACATCAAAATCACGCTCGACAAAGACCCGGCAAAAACCGTGGATGAAGCCTACAAAGCCATTTATCGAAAAATTCGTCCCGGCGACTTGGCCACTCCGGAAAACGCAAAAAGCCTCATTCAATCCATGTTCTTCGATTATCATAAATACGACATGGGTGCCGTGGCTCGCTATAAATTGAATCGCCGTTTTGGAATCAATACTCCCAATAATCGCAAATATCACACCTTCCAAATCCCGGATCTTCTTCAAATTTTAAAACATCTCTTCAAACTCAACGGGGGCGAAATGCAACCCGATGACATCGATCATTTGAGCAATCGTCGCATTCGCCCGGTCGGAGAATTGGTTCAAAACAAATTCCGCGTGGGTTTAATGCGTACCGAGCGTATTGCCAAAGATCGCATGACCGTCATGGATCTCGAAACCGTAACCCCGACCGATCTTGTCAACTCTCGCCCGATCACCGCAGCGCTCCGTGAATTTTTCGCCAGCTCTCAGTTATCGCAATTCATGGATCAAACCAATCCGCTCGCCGAACTCGAACACAAACGCCGTTTATCCGCCATGGGGCCCGGAGGTCTTTCCAGAGAACGTGCCTCCTTTGACGTTCGCGACGTGCATCAATCTCACTACGGTCGCATCTGCCCGGTCGCCACTCCGGAAGGACCGAACATCGGTCTCGTCGTCCACTTGGCCAGCTACGCCCGTCTCAACAAATACGGATTCATTGAGTCTCCTTTCCGTGAAGTTTGCCACACCGTGAAACCCATTGAAAAAGAACTCATAAATCATACATTGGACGCGGACGTAAAAGATAAAAAAGGAAATGTCATCGCCAAAGCCGATACCCTAATCGATGAAAAACTCGCCAAACGCATTGCCAAAGAAACCACGGATGAAGTTAAGGTGGTCGCGTTCTGCGGCAAAGTGGTAAGTTATTTCGATGCCGAAGATGAAAAAGAGCTCCTAATCGCTCAGGCCAATTCCGAAATCAACGAACACGGCGAATTCACTAAGAATCGTGTGGCGGCTCGTAAAAACAACGAACCGATTTTGTCTCACATTCGGGATCTCACCCACATCGACGTTTCTCCTCAACAAATCATTTCCACTTCCACCGCTCTCATCCCCTTCTTGGAACACGACGATAACACTCGCGCTTCCATGGGTTCCAACATGCAACGCCAAGCCGTTCCTTTGTTGTCCCCCACGACCCCGTTGGTCGGAACCGGAATGGAAAAAACCGCAGCCGAAAGCTCTAAACAAGTGATCGTGGCCGAAGGCCCTGGAACGGTTTCCAGTGTGGACGCCGACCAAGTCACCGTGATGTATGACAATGGAAAAAAGAAAACCTACAACCTGTTCGTCTACGCTCGAACCAATCAAGCCACCTGTTATCACCAACGTGCCAAAGCCGCAAAAGGCCAACGCGTCAGTAAGGGCACCGTGCTTTCCGACGGAGCCTGTTCCGACGAAGGAGATCTCGCTCTGGGACAAAATCTCTTTGTCGCTTACTTAAGCTGGCAAGGGTACAACTTCGAAGACGCGGTCGTAATTTCCGATCGTTTAATCAGAAAAGACTCTTTCAGTTCCGTGCACATCGAAACCTTTACCATGGATGTGCGCGACACCAAACTCGGGCCCGAAGTGGTAACGCCGGATATCCCCAATGTGGGAGAAGCTCGCCTCAAAGATCTCGATCAAACCGGGATTGTGCGCATCGGCGCCACGGTCAGAGAAGGCGACATCTTAGTCGGGAAAATAACCCCCAAGGGAGAAACCGAACTAACCCCTGAAGAACGCTTACTTCGTGCCATTTTTGGAGACAAAGCTCGTGACGTGAAAGATACCTCGCTCCGCCTCCCCGGCGGAGAAGGAGGAAAAGTCGTTAAAATTGAAATCTTCAATCGCGATGCCGGAGACGAACTCCCCACCGGAGTCATCCAACAAATCCGTGTCTGCGTAGCCCAAACCCGAAAAATAGAAGTCGGAGACAAAGTCGCCGGACGTCATGGAAACAAAGGGGTCATTTCAATCATCGTACCTCAAGAAGACATGCCTTATCTCCCGGATGGAACACACGTTGACATCGTGCTCAACCCGTTAGGGGTCACGAGTCGTATGAATATCGGGCAAATCCTGGAAACCCACTTGGGTTGGGCGTGCAAAAAACTCGGCATCAAAATGGCCACTCCGGCTTTAAACGGAGTTCCCACCGAAGAAATTCAAAAAATGTTAAAAAAAGCAGACCTTCCCGACGATGGGAAAATTCAATTGTACGACGGTCGCACCGGCGAACCCTTTGATCGCAAAACCACGGTCGGAATCGCCTACATGATGAAATTGAATCACCTTGTTGAGGACAAAATTCATGCTCGTTCCGTCGGACCCTACTCACTTGTCACCCAACAACCGCTCGGAGGAAAAGCCCAACACGGAGGTCAGCGTTTCGGGGAAATGGAAGTCTGGGCTCTCGAAGCTTACGGCGCTTCCCATATCCTTCAAGAAATGCTCACCATCAAATCCGATGATGTGTACGGCCGCGCCAAAGCCTACGAATCCATTGTAAAAGGCGAAGCCATCCGAAAACCGCGTACACCGGAATCCTTTAACGTATTGGTTAAAGAATTACAAAGTCTCGGGCTCAACGTAGAACTCATTGAAAAGGCCCCCGGAGCGGAAGATGAAGATGAATTCATCGATCCTCGAGAAAAAGAAATGGAAGACATTGAGGTCGCAGCCCCGGCAGAAGAGGTTCCCCTCATCAATGATCTCAAAGACGAGCTTGGAGAAGAGAATTTGGTCGAAGGAGACGAAAAAGATCCTGTGATCGAAGCCTCCGGAGACCCCGAGGAAATCCTCGAACATGAAGAAGAAAAACTCTAA
- the rpsL gene encoding 30S ribosomal protein S12 translates to MPTINQLVRKNRRTPKKKSKSPALLRIFNTIKNRPIDLNCPLKRGVCVKVTTMTPKKPNSALRKIARVRLTNGVEINAYIPGEGHNLQEHSVVLVRGGRVKDLPGVRYHILRGSLDTQGVKDRKQSRSLYGAKKPKKGFKI, encoded by the coding sequence ATGCCAACCATCAACCAACTTGTTCGAAAAAATCGCCGAACTCCCAAAAAAAAGAGTAAATCTCCGGCGTTGCTCCGCATTTTTAACACCATCAAGAACCGACCCATTGATTTGAATTGTCCGCTCAAACGCGGGGTGTGTGTAAAAGTCACAACCATGACTCCGAAAAAACCGAATTCCGCTCTTCGAAAAATCGCTCGTGTTCGTCTCACCAATGGAGTTGAAATCAATGCTTACATCCCCGGCGAAGGACACAACCTTCAAGAACACTCCGTGGTTCTTGTCCGCGGGGGCCGCGTCAAAGACCTCCCGGGTGTTCGCTATCATATTCTTCGTGGCTCTCTCGATACTCAAGGAGTCAAAGATCGCAAGCAATCCCGCTCACTTTACGGAGCAAAAAAACCAAAAAAGTGATTTAAAATCTAA
- the rpsG gene encoding 30S ribosomal protein S7 gives MQTSKHHTHIPEGSTPLKEKFINYIMKRGKKSIARRIFQETMEEMQKKGINNPEQTFEKAIENVKPSMEIRPKRIGGAVYQIPMEVTPSRRVMLSFRWILEAARKSKGGRVAVRIAKELMDAASETGTAIRKKEDTHKMAAANKAFAHFARY, from the coding sequence ATGCAAACAAGCAAGCATCACACTCACATTCCGGAAGGGTCCACTCCTCTCAAAGAAAAGTTCATCAACTACATCATGAAACGCGGCAAAAAAAGCATTGCTCGCCGCATTTTCCAGGAAACCATGGAAGAGATGCAAAAGAAAGGCATCAACAACCCGGAACAAACATTTGAAAAAGCCATTGAAAACGTAAAACCTTCCATGGAAATTCGCCCCAAACGTATCGGAGGCGCCGTGTATCAAATTCCGATGGAAGTGACCCCGAGCCGACGCGTCATGCTTTCTTTCCGCTGGATTCTTGAAGCCGCACGCAAAAGCAAAGGCGGTCGTGTCGCGGTTCGTATTGCCAAGGAACTCATGGATGCCGCTTCCGAAACCGGAACCGCAATTCGTAAAAAAGAAGACACGCACAAAATGGCAGCCGCGAATAAAGCCTTCGCCCATTTTGCCAGATATTAG
- the ssb gene encoding single-stranded DNA-binding protein, translating to MRSVNKVIIIGNVTRDPEIRKTQSGQTVCTFGLATNREWITSDGRKKSSAEYHEVVAWARLSEICEKYVRKGKLLYVEGYLKTRSWDTPEGIRKFKTEVVIQDMIMLEKRRDGEEADLEVSQAIADEGGFEGENSPEGEDHFEPTPSPEPKSIPVEDKPKSEKRDDIIDADLGL from the coding sequence ATGAGAAGTGTTAACAAGGTCATCATCATCGGGAACGTTACTCGCGACCCGGAAATCCGAAAAACACAAAGCGGACAAACCGTCTGCACTTTTGGTTTAGCCACAAACCGCGAATGGATCACTTCGGACGGCCGAAAAAAATCTTCCGCCGAATACCACGAAGTCGTGGCGTGGGCTCGCCTTTCCGAAATTTGCGAAAAATACGTTCGCAAAGGGAAACTTCTTTATGTGGAAGGTTATCTCAAAACCCGCAGCTGGGACACTCCGGAAGGCATTCGTAAATTCAAAACCGAAGTGGTCATTCAAGATATGATCATGCTCGAAAAACGACGTGACGGCGAAGAAGCCGATCTCGAAGTTTCTCAAGCCATAGCTGATGAAGGCGGATTTGAAGGTGAAAATTCCCCGGAAGGAGAAGATCATTTTGAACCCACTCCAAGCCCGGAACCCAAATCCATCCCGGTTGAAGACAAACCCAAATCCGAAAAAAGAGACGACATCATCGATGCCGACCTTGGTCTTTAA